The following coding sequences are from one Triplophysa dalaica isolate WHDGS20190420 chromosome 12, ASM1584641v1, whole genome shotgun sequence window:
- the fzd6 gene encoding frizzled-6: protein MQTVLWLIIVSFTLNSCMSHSLFTCEPVRVQWCHGMSYNRTFFPNMLDHYDQDIAATNMKHFMPLVNLRCSPDVHLFLCQAFVPECTEDTRVLHPCRELCERVMSDCSRDMHTFGISWPSELQCDGLESCHVSPAGSAVSPVEDVTTPRSSLSANRDLGFWCPLQLKTRPGQGGSFLGAQDCAPPCDNMYLKAHEVRFAKTFIGICSVVCLCATLFTFLTFLIDVKRFRYPERPIIFYAVCYSFVSFIYFVGFLLGNEAACIKSSVPGRSSTVVLGAQNRACSLLFMLLYFFSTAGMVWWVILTITWFLAAGPKWSCEAIEKKAVWFHTVAWGLPGALTVTLLALNKVEGDGISGVCFVGLYDLPALRWFVVAPLAVAVLAGLSLLLAGIVSLNHVRQVIQHDERNQEKLKKFMIRIGVFSGLYLLPLLTLLGCYLYEQARRGSWENTWINERCQEYGIPCSYSRTDADRPELLLFLMKYLMTLVVGISTVFWVSSKKTCTEWASFFSRSRKKDPISESRRVLQESCEFFLKHNSRVQHKSKHYKSTSHKLKVISKSMGTSTGVQTPVVSNHENTALSQNLSDRHRSSETSTRDRAESTPAERCSSSRISSRTESLRRIPVKDTLETGRSGTNSQSNLRVAVTSE from the exons CACTTCATGCCATTGGTTAACCTGCGCTGTTCTCCTGACGTTCATCTGTTCCTGTGTCAAGCGTTTGTTCCTGAGTGCACTGAGGACACGCGTGTGCTGCATCCGTGCAGAGAGCTGTGTGAGCGTGTCATGTCTGACTGCAGTAGAGATATGCACACGTTTGGCATCAGCTGGCCTTCAGAACTGCAGTGTGATGG TTTGGAATCATGCCATGTTTCTCCTGCTGGTTCTGCTGTTTCGCCAGTTGAAGATGTGACCACACCCAGAAGCTCTCTGTCAGCCAACCGGGATCTGGGATTCTGGTGTCCTCTTCAATTGAAAACTCGCCCCGGTCAGGGCGGCTCATTTCTCGGGGCACAGGACTGTGCGCCTCCGTGTGACAACATGTACCTGAAAGCACATGAAGTTCGCTTTGCCAAGACCTTCATTGGcatttgttctgttgtgtgcTTGTGCGCCACTCTCTTCACCTTTTTAACTTTCCTCATTGATGTGAAGAGGTTCCGCTACCCAGAGCGGCCCATCATCTTTTACGCTGTGTGCTACAGTTTCgtctctttcatttattttgtgggTTTTCTGCTGGGTAACGAGGCGGCCTGCATCAAAAGCAGCGTGCCAGGCCGCTCGTCCACGGTGGTGCTGGGCGCTCAGAACCGTGCCTGCTCGCTGCTCTTCATGCTGTTGTATTTCTTCTCCACTGCCGGGATGGTCTGGTGGGTCATTCTGACCATCACTTGGTTTCTGGCTGCTGGGCCCAAGTGGAGCTGTGAAGCCATCGAGAAAAAGGCTGTGTGGTTCCACACGGTGGCCTGGGGTCTTCCCGGAGCACTCACGGTCACTCTGCTGGCGCTGAACAAAGTGGAGGGAGACGGTATCAGCGGCGTGTGTTTCGTGGGTCTCTATGACCTGCCGGCATTGCGCTGGTTCGTTGTGGCTCCTCTGGCCGTGGCTGTGCTGGCCGGCCTCTCGCTGCTGCTGGCCGGGATAGTGTCTCTGAACCACGTGCGTCAGGTGATCCAACACGACGAACGAAACCAGGAGAAGCTGAAGAAGTTCATGATTCGCATCGGAGTTTTCAGCGGTCTCTATCTTCTCCCTCTGCTGACGCTGTTGGGGTGTTACCTGTACGAACAGGCCCGCCGCGGCTCCTGGGAGAACACCTGGATCAACGAGCGCTGTCAGGAATATGGCATTCCCTGCTCCTACAGC AGGACTGATGCAGACCGCCCCGAGCTCTTGCTGTTTCTCATGAAGTATCTCATGACACTGGTAGTGGGAATATCGACAGTGTTTTGGGTGAGCAGTAAGAAAACCTGCACAGAGTGGGCATCGTTCTTCAGTAGAAGTCGCAAAAAAGA CCCCATCAGCGAGAGTCGCCGTGTTCTGCAGGAGTCCTGCGAGTTTTTTCTCAAACACAACAGCCGCGTCCAGCACAAATCGAAGCACTACAAGTCGACTTCGCATAAACTTAAGGTCATCTCCAAATCTATGGGCACTAGCACAGGTGTTCAAACTCCGGTGGTCAGCAACCATGAGAACACCGCTCTGAGCCAAAACCTCTCAGATCGGCATCGATCCTCGGAGACTTCCACTCGAGATCGGGCCGAGTCGACGCCGGCCGAGAGATGCAGTTCCAGTCGCATCAGCAGCCGCACCGAGAGTCTCCGCAG GATCCCAGTAAAAGACACATTGGAAACTGGCCGCAGTGGGACAAACTCCCAATCAAATCTCCGAGTGGCCGTGACATCAGAATGA